In bacterium, the DNA window CGATCATCGCGATGGGGGTCGTGCTCATCCTTGGTGCGATTGCTTACGCGTCGTACGCGGGGATCGAGGCGCAGAGCCGCGATAAGGCTGGCGTCTCGATAGCCGACGGGGTAGCACAAAACCTCGGGCACTATGCCGCGCTCAACGGTGGATTGTATCCGACGGGGCGGACATCGGCGTCGTGGGCAACAATTATGGGCGATCTTGGGACGCTGGCCGAGTACAGCGCCACCGCTCCGACGACATTCACGGGATCAGGCGGTTTCCTCGTGTACGATAC includes these proteins:
- a CDS encoding prepilin-type N-terminal cleavage/methylation domain-containing protein, whose protein sequence is MRRQRAFTLVETIIAMGVVLILGAIAYASYAGIEAQSRDKAGVSIADGVAQNLGHYAALNGGLYPTGRTSASWATIMGDLGTLAEYSATAPTTFTGSGGFLVYDTAGNTFQIEFWASGGSGAVYCRTPNGLAQITKQNSDGPWTGCP